One Saccharomyces mikatae IFO 1815 strain IFO1815 genome assembly, chromosome: 16 genomic region harbors:
- the SEC8 gene encoding exocyst subunit SEC8 (similar to Saccharomyces cerevisiae SEC8 (YPR055W); ancestral locus Anc_3.340), whose translation MDHLKPVQKGRRRGLSINSLSETQQSAMNSSLDHLQNDLNRIDLQWNRILSDNTNPLELALAFLDDTSVGLGHRYEEFNQLKSQIGSHLQDVVNEHSQVFNTNVASYGKVVSSIIQAQEQTLNLKHCLREANKKITTDKGSLQELNDNNLKYTRMIDVLVNIEELLQIPEKIEENIRKENFHRVQVLLERGFILMNNKSLKTVEILKPINQQLELQEHMLFNNLIEEIHDIMYSKSTKTNFTRVTNDDIFKIISISHNGFTSLENYLYNIVNIDITEHAKTINRNLEQFIHDQSLNKGAIMLQENVATQPSLESSGKQENEGFNRIAFLSKTINNINKLPVAFNIITERAKEEIHNIIVKSTESIRSKHPSLLKMASSLKNDNQFGLPVQDILSIILRECFWEIFLKLLYAIQCHRVIFEMSNILQPTSSTKSAYKFNKIWSKMLDEIELLLVRYINNPELRSSDNSSAKSITVTTNNAPNLPKRKNPKIFSLEYNIEDNSSVKDQAFELKALLKDIFPGFSVSSNMDLDSIYVKDESFEQDEPLIPPSVFNMKVILDPFLLFTQSTSTITPGVLEENAVSSLTFFDDYVNKSFLPRIQMTMNYLFTIEVESNNPYALELSDENHNIFKTALDFQRLFYNLLNVFNTANTFREKISYCILDLLSHFYNYYLELFNSLIGTSDRRLSRKIITTWLQNSTLMDQEQKILNGDESLFIEESRELFKDIPHFYHLGKGLNKSDLFNNLTLDTILQFSASVIWILSWLPDLKKAINIDEVNQEPVIDADKLRSNWSFSESMDLNLMNSNANTNSSGNLKILMDEKASKKFDDTVNGFKTLKLKLITILRFNIRALCIYDIGSFFQNTKIWNMDVGSIELDQNIASLISELRRTENKIKQQLSEKEKNTVFIGLDIVNNYALITGAKSIKVLNHNGIKKMLRNVNVLQHAYRNLSSEPSKINMNVTMNFYSLCGSNETELFNYIRDNELPHCSVDDLKTILRLQFSEEMQRQLKRQSTNSTKGSIKPSNKRYTEALEKLSKLEKELSKEKPLSKMGKLRSKLKNVDATNESDTL comes from the coding sequence ATGGATCACTTGAAACCGGTGCAGAAGGGCAGAAGACGTGGCCTTTCCATCAATAGTCTTTCAGAGACTCAGCAATCCGCTATGAATAGTTCGCTGGACCATCTTCAAAATGACTTGAATAGGATAGATCTTCAATGGAATAGAATACTTTCAGACAACACTAATCCCTTAGAATTAGCGCTTGCATTTTTGGACGACACATCTGTGGGTCTAGGCCATAGATATGAAGAGTTCAACCAACTGAAGTCACAAATCGGTAGCCACTTACAAGATGTTGTCAATGAACATAGCCAAGTTTTTAATACTAACGTGGCTTCTTATGGAAAAGTAGTCAGCTCAATCATCCAAGCCCAAGAGCAGACTTTAAATCTAAAACATTGCTTGAGAGAAGctaataagaaaatcacCACGGATAAAGGTTCTTTACAGGAATTAAATGATAACAACCTGAAGTACACAAGAATGATTGATGTCTTAGTCAACATTGAGGAGTTACTGCAAATTCCCGAAAAGATTGAGGAGAACATTAGGAAGGAGAATTTCCATCGAGTGCAAGTTTTATTGGAAAGGGGTTTTATACTAATGAACAACAAATCCTTAAAGACAGTGGAAATCTTGAAACCTATAAACCAGCAACTTGAATTACAAGAGCATATGCTATTTAACAATTTAATAGAAGAGATTCACGACATTATGTACTCCAAATCTACTAAAACGAATTTTACTCGAGTAACCAATgatgatattttcaagatcATAAGTATCTCTCATAATGGTTTTACCAGCTTGGAAAACTACCTGTATAACATAGTCAATATCGACATCACGGAACACgcaaaaacaataaacaGAAATCTCGAACAATTCATCCATGACCAATCGCTAAATAAAGGTGCTATCATGTTGCAAGAGAATGTTGCCACTCAACCATCACTGGAATCATCtggaaaacaagaaaatgaaggtTTCAATAGAATCGCGTTCTTATCGAAAAccatcaataatattaataagtTACCTGTTGCATTCAACATCATAACGGAAAGAGCCAAAGAGGAAATACACAATATAATTGTTAAAAGCACGGAATCAATACGTTCAAAGCATCCATCTTTGCTTAAAATGGCCAGtagtttgaaaaatgacaaCCAATTTGGTCTACCCGTACAGGACATACTATCTATTATTCTGAGGGAATGCTTTTGGGAGATCTTTTTGAAGTTACTTTATGCTATTCAATGTCATCGGgttatttttgaaatgtCAAACATTCTGCAGCCAACTTCCTCGACCAAATCTGCTTacaaattcaataaaatatgGAGCAAAATGTTAGACGAAATAGAATTACTACTTGTAAGGTATATCAATAATCCCGAATTGCGAAGTAGTGATAACTCCAGCGCCAAATCAATAACTGTCACGACAAACAACGCCCCCAATTTAcccaaaagaaagaatcccaaaattttttctttggagTATAACATTGAGGACAATTCATCTGTGAAGGACCAAGCTTTTGAATTAAAAGCCTTATTAAAGGATATTTTTCCCGgattttctgtttcttcgAACATGGATTTGGACTCTATTTATGTTAAAGATGAATCATTCGAACAAGATGAGCCTTTAATTCCTCCTTCTGTATTCAATATGAAAGTTATTCTAGATCCATTTTTACTATTTACGCAGTCAACGTCCACAATTACACCAGGGGTCttagaagaaaatgctgTTTCGTCTCTGACCTTTTTTGATGATTACGTGAATAaaagttttcttccaagAATTCAGATGACCATGAATTATTTGTTTACAATAGAAGTAGAATCTAATAATCCTTATGCGTTAGAACTATCCGATGAAAATCATAACATATTCAAAACAGCATTAGATTTCCAAAGACTATTTTACAACTTATTGAATGTTTTCAACACGGCAAATACATTCAGAGAGAAAATATCATACTGCATTTTAGATCTTTTAAGTCATTTTTACAATTACTATCTGGAACTATTTAATTCCCTAATTGGTACTTCTGATAGGCGCTTAAGTAGGAAAATAATCACAACGTGGTTGCAGAATAGCACTTTAATGGATCAAGAgcaaaagattttgaatgGAGATGAGTCACTTTTCATTGAAGAGTCCAGAGAGTTGTTCAAAGATATACCTCATTTCTATCATCTCGGTAAAGGGTTGAATAAATCTGATTTATTCAATAACTTGACCTTGGATACAATCTTGCAGTTTTCAGCAAGCGTGATATGGATCTTATCTTGGCTGCCAGACTTAAAGAAGGCCAttaatattgatgaagtaAACCAAGAGCCCGTGATAGATGCCGATAAATTAAGGAGCAACTGGTCATTCTCTGAATCAATGGATCTGAACCTTATGAATTCAAATGCCAATACAAACTCATCAGGAAActtgaagattttgatgGATGAAAAGGCctctaaaaaatttgatgatactGTTAATGGGTTCAAAACGttgaaattaaaattaatcACCATATTAAGATTCAATATTAGGGCCTTGTGTATATACGACATCGGGTCTTTCTTCCAGAATACTAAGATTTGGAATATGGATGTAGGAAGTATTGAATTAGATCAAAATATAGCTTCTCTAATTTCCGAATTAAGAAGGACTgagaataaaataaaacagCAATTAtcagaaaaagagaaaaatacagTATTCATTGGCCTTGATATAGTCAATAACTACGCCCTGATTACTGGCGCAAAATCCATAAAAGTACTGAACCATAATGGGATTAAGAAAATGTTGAGAAATGTAAATGTCTTACAACATGCTTATAGAAACCTCTCTTCCGAGCCCTCAAAAATCAACATGAACGTTACAATGAActtttattctttatgTGGATCCAATGAGACAGAACTATTcaattatataagagaCAATGAATTGCCGCATTGTTCTGTCGACGATTTAAAAACGATATTGAGATTGCAATTTAGTGAGGAGATGCAGCGACAACTAAAAAGACAAAGCACTAATTCAACTAAAGGTTCCATCAAACCTTCGAATAAGAGGTATACTGAAGCTTTGGAAAAACTCAGTAAGCTCGAAAAAGAGCTGTCGAAAGAAAAGCCGCTTTCGAAAATGGGAAAGCTTAGAagcaaattgaaaaatgtcGACGCTACGAATGAAAGTGATACTCTTTGA
- the SMK1 gene encoding mitogen-activated protein kinase SMK1 (similar to Saccharomyces cerevisiae SMK1 (YPR054W); ancestral locus Anc_3.338), producing MNRTLTDNTRAINVAASLGDPQQRTIFAKERISIPGYYEIIQFLGKGAYGTVCSVKFKGQNPPAKIAVKKISNIFNKEILLKRAIRELKFMNFFKGHKNIVNLIDLEIVTSSPYDGLYCYQELIDYDLAKVIHSSVQLSEFHIKYFLYQILCGLKYIHSADVIHRDLKPGNILCTLNGCLKICDFGLARGIHAGFFQCHSTIQPHITNYVATRWYRAPELLLSNQPYNKSVDIWAVGCILAEFYARKPVFMGRDSMHQIFEIIKVLGTPDKDLLIKFGTIKAWNLGKSSNNPVYKKIPWSNIFPFASHEAIDLIESLLHWDSTHRLNVEQAISHPFLNEVRKPDDEPVCLQGPFDFTYEFELNSMPKLRDYLIEEVNSFKTELTSSSL from the coding sequence ATGAACCGGACACTAACAGACAATACCAGAGCCATAAATGTGGCAGCCAGCCTCGGTGATCCTCAACAGAGGACAATCTTTGCCAAGGAGAGAATATCCATTCCTGGATACTACGAGATCATCCAATTCTTGGGCAAGGGTGCCTATGGGACAGTGTGCTCCGTGAAGTTTAAAGGTCAGAACCCACCCGCTAAGATAGCGGTGAAAAAGATTAGCAACATCTTCAATAAGGAAatccttttgaaaagggCAATCCGTGAGTTGAAATTtatgaactttttcaagGGTCATAAAAACATTGTCAATTTAATTGATCTTGAGATAGTGACCAGCTCACCGTATGACGGGCTATATTGCTACCAGGAACTCATTGATTATGACCTGGCGAAAGTCATACATTCGTCCGTGCAGCTCTCGGAGTTCCAcatcaaatattttctatACCAGATTCTGTGCGGTCTAAAGTATATACATAGCGCAGATGTAATCCACCGAGATTTGAAGCCAGGAAACATCTTGTGCACTTTAAATGGGTGTCTGAAGATCTGCGATTTCGGTCTCGCTAGAGGTATTCATGCCGGGTTTTTCCAATGTCATTCGACTATACAGCCCCATATAACCAATTATGTTGCTACAAGATGGTACAGGGCGCCTGAGCTGCTTTTGTCCAACCAACCGTACAACAAATCCGTTGACATATGGGCCGTCGGATGCATTCTTGCAGAATTCTATGCTAGGAAGCCCGTATTCATGGGACGTGACTCCATGCATCagatttttgaaatcatcAAAGTTTTGGGCACCCCTGATAAAGATCTTTTGATCAAGTTCGGTACTATTAAAGCCTGGAATCTCGGCAAAAGCAGTAATAACCCTgtatataagaaaatcCCATGGTCCAATATTTTCCCGTTTGCCTCGCATGAAGCTATTGATCTCATAGAGTCTCTACTCCATTGGGATTCGACGCACAGATTAAATGTGGAACAAGCCATATCACATCCGTTCCTGAACGAAGTAAGGAAGCCAGATGACGAACCTGTTTGTCTTCAAGGCCCTTTTGACTTCACTTATGAATTCGAGTTAAATTCAATGCCTAAATTAAGAGACTACTTGATTGAGGAAGTAAATAGTTTCAAAACCGAATTAACCTCCTCGTCTTTATAG